The Planctomycetota bacterium genomic sequence CGGATGGCGAGCATGGCCGCGCCCAGCGCGATGACGATCGTGGCGGCCCCCGCGACGAGCAGGAGCTGCCAGGGCATGTAGAACGCCAGCGGGCTGTTCGCCGCCGCGTTGCCCATGGCCGACGCGATCCCGACGCCCAGCCCGTAGCCGATCCCGCCGACGACCCCCGCCTGGAGCAGGATCATCGCGAGCAGGCGTCCGTCGGAGGCGCCCATCGCCTTGAGCGTGCCGAAGTAGCGGAGGTTGTCGACGGTGAAGCTCAGGAACATGAACCCGGTGATGACGGTGCCGATGACGAACCCCAGGCCCACGGCGATCCCGAAGTTGATCGGGATGCCGGTGTTCTGGATGAAGTAGTTGATCGTGCGCCCCTTGAACTCGTCGCGGGTGTACGCCGCCAGCCCGGTCGTCTGTTCGAGGCGGTCGCACAGCGCGGGGATGTCCTCTCCCGGGGCGGCCTTGACGAGGATGAACGACAGCAGCTTGCGCTCGCGCGGGACGTACGACGTCGCCCGGGCGTACGTCGTGTAGATGGTCGGCAGGCTCTGGAAGGTCCGCGTGTTCTGGGAGATGCCCACGACGATCGCCCGCCGATCGTTGAGCTCCATGATGTCGCCCACCCGCAGCGGCTCGGGCGAGCCCCCGGGCGAAGCCGGTGGGCGGGCCAGGCGCGTCGAGGCGCCGACGGCGTCGACGATCACCGCGTCGGCGCGGCGCAGGTCTTCGAGGCGCCCTTCGAGCATGCGGGGCGGGCCGCCGGTCAGGGTCGAATCTTCGAGCCCGATGAGGTTGCAGTTCTGGAACTGCCCGTTGGCGAGGCGCGCGCGGGTCTGACCCTTGTAGAGCGGGGACGCCCACGCCACGCCCTCGACCCCTCGCACGCGGTACAACGCCGTGCTCGAGAGCGGCTTCACGTCGTCGATGTACTGCACCTTCGGGTCCATGACCCAGATGTCCGGGTCGCGCATATCGGTGAGCACGGCGACGGTGCGGCTCATGAGCCCCAGGAAGATCGAGCCCTGCCAGGTGATGACCATCGACGCCAGCGTGACGCCCATCACGATGAAGAGAAACTTCGACCGGTCGCGCACGAGCATGGTCAGGGCGATGACGAACACGAGCGCGACTACCTCCTGGCGACACCGGGCGCGCGGCGTCCGGCGCCGGCGACTCCGTCATTCTTCGCCTGCCCTGCCGGATCGTTTCGACCGCGGTGCGCCGGCGGATGCTCAGCGATCGCTCTCGGGGATGCCCATGCCCTTGCGGTTGGGGCTGGCCGGGCGCTTGGGGGCCCGGTACGGGCGCTCGCGGACGGCCTTGAGCATCTCGTCGATCGCGCGGTCGAGCTGGGGGTCGCCACCGTCGGTCATCCGGGCCGGGTCGTCGATGACCTCGATGTCGGGGTCGGTGCCGTGCCCTTCGACGCCCCACGTGCCATCGGTCTCGTAGAAGCCGAACGTGGGGACAGTGATCGCCCCGCCGTCAACGAAGCGCGGGTTGCCCGAGATGCCGACCAGCCCGCCCCACGTGCGCGTGCCGATGAGCGGCCCGAGCTTGTTGTGGCGGAACAGCCACGGGAACATGTCGCCCCCCGAGCCGGCGAGCCCGTTGATGAGCATGCACTTGGGCCCGAAGTGGGCGTCGGGCGGCCAGGGCCAGTCGTTGCCCTCGCGCCGGGCCCAGTAGTTCGTCACCGGGCGGTTGAGCAGCTCGATGAAGCGCGTGGGGATCTGCCCCCCGCCGTTCCAGCGCTCGTCGATGATGAGCGCCTCGGTCCCGCGCTGCCCGAAGAACTGGCGGTAGAGGTCGTTCTGTCCGTCGACGCCGGTGTTGGGGACGTAGATGTAGCCGACCTTGCCGCCGGACTTCTCCGCGACGTAGGCCCGCTTGGCCTCGATCCACGCGCGGTAGCGCAGGTTGACCTCGCTGGGGATCGTCTTGACGACGACCTCGCGTTCGGCCCCGTCGAACTCGGGGCGCGCGTTGAGCGTGAGCGAGACCGTCTGGTTGACCTTTCCGACGAGGGCCGCCCACGGGTCGCGGCTCGCGTCGACCGGCACGCCGTTCACCGCGAGGAGGTAGTCGCCGACCTTGGCGTCCACGCCCGGCTGGGCGAGGGGCGAGCGGGCATCGGCGTCCCAGGCGGCGCCGCCGAGGATGCGCGAGATGCGGTAGGCGCCGCCGGCGTCGGTCTCGACGCGCTCGAAGTCGCACCCCAGCATCCCGACGCCCACGCTCGGCTGATCCTCGACATCGCCCGGGACGCTGAGGTAGGCGTGCCCGACGTTGAGCTCGGAGATCATCTCGGCGATGATCCAGTTGACGTCGTCGCGGCTGGCGGCGTCGTCGAGCATCGCGCCGTAGTGGGCCTTCATGCCGGCCCAGTCCACGCCGTGCATCGTCGGCTCGTAGTAATAGTCGCGCATGATGCGCCAGGCGTCGTCGAAGATCTGTCGCCATTCCTCGCGCGGACGGACGGACGACTGCATGCCGGCGGTCGGCACGGTCTGGGCCTTGCCGCCCCCGGCCGCGGGGTCGTGGATCGCGATGCTCGAGCCCCGGATGACGAGCAGCTTCTTGCCGTCGGCCGAGAGTTCCCACCCGCCCGCGCCGGTGACGCCCTTCTCTTCGCGCTCATCGCTCAGGTACTCGATCACGCGGATGCCCGTCTCGCCGCTGCCGCGCGCCTGCGTGCGCGAGAAGATGAGCTTGTTGCCGTCGGCGACGCCCATGCCGCCGAAGTTCCCGGGGGCGACGGGCAGCGGCATGGCGCGGGCCTCGAGCCCGTCCAGTTCGATGACGAGCGGCTTCTTCTCGGCATCAGTCGCGCTCGCGGCGTCGGGCTTCCCGTCCGCCGCGGGCTGCCCGCCCCCCGCGTCCCGCGTCACGGACCAGTCGCCCGAGCGATCGCCGACGGTCCAACGTCCGCGGGCGGCGCCGTCCTTGAGCGTGCCGGTGAAGGTGACGAGGTTCTCGCCGATGCGCGACGTGAAGTCGAGCTGCCCGGAGGCGCGGTCGTACGTGCCGCTGAGGTCGCCCGAGCCCATCGCGCTGGTGATCGTCCCCGTGAGCCGCCCGTCGGGCCCGAGGGTGAGCGTCATGGTGACGGCCATCCCGGCGGCGAGTTCGGGGCTGGCGCCCGTGGCGGTGCCGGTCCACCGCCCGCTCACGCCGTCGTCGGGCGCGGCGTCGTCCTTCTTGTCGTCGTCCTTCTTGTCAGCGTCCTTCTTGTCAGCGTCCTTCTTGTCGGCGTCCTTCTTGTCGCTGTCCTTCTTGTCGGCGTCCTTCTTGGAGTCCTTCTTGTCGTCCTTCTTGAGCGTTTCCTCGTCGCTCTTGGGGAGCATGGGGTTCTTGACGTCCGCACGGAGCGGGGTCATGAGAATGACCTCGCTCCCGCGATACGCGTAGGTCGAGTCGAGGTCGGAATACTCAGGGTTGTTCACGGCCATCGCGGAGCGGTAGAAGAGATAGTCGCCCGTGCGATCGAAGGCCGGGCTGCCGGCGGCGAACATCCCGCTGGTGACGCGGGTCTTCTCGCCCGTCGCGACGTTCGCGATCCAGATGACCTCGGTCGAGGTGCGGTCGTCGGCGCGGGTGTACGCGAGCCACGCGCTGTCGTGCGACCAGCTCCACGAGGGCGAGTTCATCCACGGGTCCTTGTCGATCTCGCGCGTCTCGCCGGATTCGAGCGTCGTCACGAACAGGCGCCCGCCCTGGTCGGTGAACGCGATGTGCTTGGAATCCGGCGACCAGTTCGTGCGCGAGCGGAACCCGGGCCCCAGGTTGGTGAGCTTGCGGGGGGCGGCCTTGGCGTGCGACGCGGCGTCGTCGCCCGCGGGCTTCTCGGCGCCGTCGTCCTTCGGCTCGGCGTCGGGCGTGCCCGGCTCGTCCGGCTTCGCGTCGTCCTTCTTCGCGTCGTCGTCCTTCTTGTCATCGTCCTTCTTTGCTTCCGGGGGCTTGGCGTCGGAGGGGCGGACCCAGAGTTCGTACTCGCCGGCCTCGTCGGAGAAGTACGCGATCCACTTGCCGCCGGGGCTCCACGCGGGGTCGCGTTCGGCCACGCCGTCGGTGCGCGTGAAGTTGCGGACGACACCTTCCTTGGCCGGGGCCGACCAGATGTCCCCGCGCGCCTCGATCGCGACGCGCTTGCCGGTGGGCGAGATGCTGGCCGAGGTGATGGCGTCCGCCGCGTTCACGCGTCGGGCGCGCAGCGTCGGGCGATCGCCCGGCACGGTGACCTTCACCTCGCGCGACGCCTTGGTCGCGAGGTCGAGCAGCATGAGCTTGGCGCCGAGCTGGAAGACGATCTCGCCCCGC encodes the following:
- a CDS encoding ABC transporter permease, translating into MFVIALTMLVRDRSKFLFIVMGVTLASMVITWQGSIFLGLMSRTVAVLTDMRDPDIWVMDPKVQYIDDVKPLSSTALYRVRGVEGVAWASPLYKGQTRARLANGQFQNCNLIGLEDSTLTGGPPRMLEGRLEDLRRADAVIVDAVGASTRLARPPASPGGSPEPLRVGDIMELNDRRAIVVGISQNTRTFQSLPTIYTTYARATSYVPRERKLLSFILVKAAPGEDIPALCDRLEQTTGLAAYTRDEFKGRTINYFIQNTGIPINFGIAVGLGFVIGTVITGFMFLSFTVDNLRYFGTLKAMGASDGRLLAMILLQAGVVGGIGYGLGVGIASAMGNAAANSPLAFYMPWQLLLVAGAATIVIALGAAMLAIRKVIALEPAIVFKG
- a CDS encoding PDZ domain-containing protein; the encoded protein is MHRSSRRRAFLLATLSGTVLPALASGQTTPNAGMLRWPDVSRSHIVFSYANDLWIVPKDGGTATPIASPPGPEQFPRFSPDGARVAFVGNYDGNRDLYVVPVAGGVAERVTHHPGAETLCDWTPAGDSLHFITNGLAGLARQTQAFTIDVDGGAYEPLPVPYSGFGAISPDGTWLAYTPHSTDSRTWKRYRGGMATDVWLFNLKDKSSRRVTDWEGTDTIPMWVPGSDGATLYYLSDAGREHRLNIWAYDVARRTPTQITTFTDDDVRWPSIGPGSNGRGEIVFQLGAKLMLLDLATKASREVKVTVPGDRPTLRARRVNAADAITSASISPTGKRVAIEARGDIWSAPAKEGVVRNFTRTDGVAERDPAWSPGGKWIAYFSDEAGEYELWVRPSDAKPPEAKKDDDKKDDDAKKDDAKPDEPGTPDAEPKDDGAEKPAGDDAASHAKAAPRKLTNLGPGFRSRTNWSPDSKHIAFTDQGGRLFVTTLESGETREIDKDPWMNSPSWSWSHDSAWLAYTRADDRTSTEVIWIANVATGEKTRVTSGMFAAGSPAFDRTGDYLFYRSAMAVNNPEYSDLDSTYAYRGSEVILMTPLRADVKNPMLPKSDEETLKKDDKKDSKKDADKKDSDKKDADKKDADKKDADKKDDDKKDDAAPDDGVSGRWTGTATGASPELAAGMAVTMTLTLGPDGRLTGTITSAMGSGDLSGTYDRASGQLDFTSRIGENLVTFTGTLKDGAARGRWTVGDRSGDWSVTRDAGGGQPAADGKPDAASATDAEKKPLVIELDGLEARAMPLPVAPGNFGGMGVADGNKLIFSRTQARGSGETGIRVIEYLSDEREEKGVTGAGGWELSADGKKLLVIRGSSIAIHDPAAGGGKAQTVPTAGMQSSVRPREEWRQIFDDAWRIMRDYYYEPTMHGVDWAGMKAHYGAMLDDAASRDDVNWIIAEMISELNVGHAYLSVPGDVEDQPSVGVGMLGCDFERVETDAGGAYRISRILGGAAWDADARSPLAQPGVDAKVGDYLLAVNGVPVDASRDPWAALVGKVNQTVSLTLNARPEFDGAEREVVVKTIPSEVNLRYRAWIEAKRAYVAEKSGGKVGYIYVPNTGVDGQNDLYRQFFGQRGTEALIIDERWNGGGQIPTRFIELLNRPVTNYWARREGNDWPWPPDAHFGPKCMLINGLAGSGGDMFPWLFRHNKLGPLIGTRTWGGLVGISGNPRFVDGGAITVPTFGFYETDGTWGVEGHGTDPDIEVIDDPARMTDGGDPQLDRAIDEMLKAVRERPYRAPKRPASPNRKGMGIPESDR